The Euphorbia lathyris chromosome 3, ddEupLath1.1, whole genome shotgun sequence genome contains a region encoding:
- the LOC136223420 gene encoding cytosolic sulfotransferase 15-like, producing the protein MAQDLDLNQQINELYPTLPKILEGTTFELSLYQGFWCPTGMSPIRGVISFQKCFEAQDTDILVASNPKTGTTWLKALSFSIVNRTRYTPSNTPLLTSNPHELVPFLDFHLFTQNELPDLSVIPSPRLFAMHTPYAALPDSIKDSNCPIIYVCRNPFDTVVSLCHFCNAFTHKLDAQLTMDEFMDLFFKGISPFGPYWDHVLGYWKASLERPDKVLFLKYEDMKEDIVPCLKKIAKFIGYPFSEEEERNGAIEEIAKLCSLGTLKDLEVNKSGMYLSKHPNKAFFRKGEVGNGADVLSPSMMQKLETVMEEKLKGSGLSFKLSV; encoded by the coding sequence ATGGCTCAAGATTTGGATTTGAACCAACAAATTAACGAGCTTTATCCTACCCTTCCCAAAATACTTGAGGGGACTACCTTTGAGTTGTCTTTATACCAGGGCTTTTGGTGCCCAACCGGAATGTCTCCCATTCGCGGTGTTATTTCTTTCCAAAAGTGCTTCGAAGCTCAAGACACTGATATTCTTGTTGCCTCCAATCCTAAGACCGGCACAACTTGGCTTAAAGCTTTGAGCTTTTCGATTGTTAACCGAACCCGTTATACCCCTTCTAACACCCCTTTGCTTACTTCAAACCCTCATGAACTTGTTCCCTTTCTTGACTTCCATCTCTTTACCCAGAATGAACTTCCTGATCTTTCTGTCATTCCATCTCCTCGGCTTTTCGCTATGCACACCCCTTATGCTGCATTACCAGACTCCATTAAGGACTCTAACTGTCCAATTATTTACGTTTGTCGCAATCCTTTTGACACTGTAGTCTCCCTTTGCCATTTTTGCAATGCATTTACACACAAACTTGATGCTCAATTGActatggatgagtttatggacttGTTCTTTAAAGGAATTAGTCCGTTCGGACCCTATTGGGATCATGTGTTAGGATATTGGAAGGCAAGCTTGGAGAGGCCCGATAAGGTTTTGTTTCTTAAGTACGAGGACATGAAGGAAGATATTGTTCCTTGCTTGAAGAAAATAGCCAAATTTATTGGGTATCCGTTTTCTGAAGAGGAAGAGAGAAATGGTGCCATTGAAGAAATTGCAAAGTTGTGTAGTTTGGGAACATTGAAGGATTTAGAGGTGAATAAGAGTGGAATGTATTTATCAAAACACCCAAACAAGGCCTTCTTCAGGAAAGGAGAGGTAGGGAATGGGGCTGATGTTTTAAGCCCTTCAATGATGCAAAAACTTGAAACTGTGATGGAAGAAAAATTAAAGGGATCTGGTTTATCTTTCAAACTTTCTGTCTAA